The genomic interval CCAGCTGCTACAACGAGGGTTGGATAAGGTATGTAAGGCAGAAGAAAGGAACAACAAATACAGTTAAAGGGCCTCGACTGCTGCTTTAGCCATCGTGAAACTACAAGGAAGTTGCACGAATTCACACATCCTTGGAACATAGACGAacatagaaatgtatttatcaCTTTTACAGTAAGCTCCTAAACAGacattactgtctttttttaaacttcttttaaACTTATAATCACTCAATTAATACTTTGTTTACCctcaatttttgaaaaacacctGGAGAAAACCTTAGAAAAACAGTTGAATGTTAATATTCTCTTGTATGAGGCTTAATGCCACGATCccattttgttttccagctAATAGTTCTACTCATCTGCAGCATggtttttcaagaaaatactGAGGcgaagaaaacataaataaatacataaaccttttattttagtgtcttGACACTTACAGTGATTCTGACTATTGGGGGAAAACTTTGGTGCTTTCATCGACagctttcatttaattttatttagcCTTGGAAAGGCATTTTAGGTAAATTTAGGTGAATTTTACAGgactgaaaatatgttttaataaatcCACTGCCATTGTTGATGGGTGGCTTTaaataacttttacttttactaataACTATTTTGTTTATGGACCCAAAACTACAAGAGTTTTTATTGGTTTGATATCCGTGTTCAGTGAATAATCATGGTTCAGTGCAGACAAAAAGAAgcccatttttaaaatactcacAACACTATCAGCTCAGTGGAtgatttcttgctctttatccgtgaaagtgacttttttttctttgcaggtGAGAGCTGATGTGAAAGCTTTGGGCTGCTTTGCTGCGCTGAGAAAATACGACCATTATTCTCTAAAGGTAAAACACAACGTGATGTGCGGGGGTTGGGTCTGTTGCAATTAAAAAAGGCCATGTATTAGCATAATTTACCATGCAGTTGTGCTATGAatcaacattttacacaaactgGGAAACAATTCGGACTGTGCACAGAAAGCAATAGTAACAAGTGGTTGCTAAAGACTAAGATTCCTTTTGTCTGGAAactaactgttttgttttactacacttaaaaactttctttctgtctgttttatttgttcatttaacaGGAATATCTAAAAGAAGAAGCAGGTCTGAGTTCAGAGGCAATCAGGATGATTGGAGACCTGCTCAATGAAAAGAGCATTATGTTCACAGCAGTGTCTGAGATGCTCTATGAACAGAGTGACATCAATGACATGGTCCAGTAAGAGCCCACGTCCTACACttacaaataaattcaaacacaacacttttgtgtttttccacccACGTTAGTTAAAGATCTTTTTTCTTACATGTTGATCACACATTTGTTAATTCTGCATTAATGAACAATTTTCCTTTTCAAAGAAATCCATCCGCATGACATGTCGTTTCCATGAAAATTGGCAGTATatccaaccagcctcacaaGAGTACAAGTCATTTACAACAACTAGCCGCTGTCATATCAAGACCCTGGTGAAAATGATGAGCAGACGCGCTTCCTTGAAATAGTTTCTGACAGTTTGCACAGAAATATTTCAGTTATGCAAAGCGATTATTGCATCAGCTGTTCGGGCGGCTCCTCTCAGATGATCTTACAGGTGAAGACACTGCATGTTGATGTCCTGTGCTCGTGCAGTTACACATAGTCCGTGGTTGTGAGGATGGTTGGATGAACTGCCAAATTACATATCCCAAGTTTGGAGAGAGTGTGCCGTACATATAACCAAATACAGAGTCATCAAAGCAACGGTATTGGATTGGAGATTAGTAAAAGTAATAAAGCATCAACAACAATGAACAttagcaagaaaacaaacaaaagacaatgaaaacaaataaagaaatcgAGATAGAGTTGATTGTTTGGGTTTGGAGAGTACAAGAGTGCAAtcagtgtctttttgtttttaaggtacAAGGAGGTGGTTGGTGGGATGGACCTTTTCCCCACagcttttcttccttttctcagCGACACCGATATTCTTCTCAACTCCAAAGTCAAGCACATCAGTCACTCAGATAGCGGCGTCATCGTATCATACCAGACGGGCCAACAGTCGTCTTTGACTGACCTTTTCGCCGACGCTGTCCTAGTAACAACCACAGCCAAAGCAGCCCTTTACATCGACTTTGTTCCACCTTTCCCCATCAAGAAGCTGGAGGCACTGAGGGGGGTCCACTACGACAGCTCCACGAAAATCATCCTTACCTTCAGCGAGAAGTTCTGGGAGAGGGACGGCATCCGAGGAGGAAAGAGCATCACAGACGGGCCGTCTCGTTTCATCTACTACCCCAGCCACAGTTTTCCAGCAAACGAGTCCATCGGCGTCCTCCTGGCTTCTTACACCTGGTCTGATGAATCCCTCCTCTTCTTAGGCGTGAGCGACGAGGACCTGAAAGAGCTCACGCTGAGAGATCTGGTGAAGATCCACGGCGAACACGTCAGGTCTCTCTGCACAGGGGTGGTGGTGAAGAGGTGGGCCGCTGATCCTCACAGCTTGGGCGCCTTCGCTCTCTTCACCCCCTACCAAAGTTCAGAGTATGCCAAAGAGCTATTCAGAAATGAAGGCAGGGTGCACTTTGCCGGTGAGCACACGGCCCTACCTCATGCATGGATTGAGTCGTCGATCAAATCTGCAATCAGGGCCGCCACCTGCATTAACAATCAGTTAGCTATGCATCATCATTTTGGCAGGGGTCTTTAAATCTGCTTTCAATTAGTGCtatcccagctagcagggaacgttcccacaacattgatTAATGTTACcgacaagttgcaataatgttttaaagaaacattttaatcgaatgttcaaagaatgttttaaagatatttatcatttcaaataatgtccttGCAAGGTTAAATACTGACTAAGACATGacgttataactgcaacattctgaggatgttttggtgaaagATGACAGTTCATACAATGTTCTTTCAtcaaacattcccacaatgttacacgAGAACAATGGAACAACATTtccaaagcaacattcagaacatgtcaCTGAGGCCTGAcattaaataatcttttttaaatgaaaacaaaaatgtaatgtaatattatatgtttaaaaaaacatttttaacatttttgatgttaCTGAGTATGTTTCCTTAACTTTAtgaagaacattctgggaactaaatgACAATTTACCGCTGAaaacgttactaaaacattacCTGTGtcattctcagaacatttttagaaccaataATTGCTAGCAGGGTACTCAAACATTTTTGGGAAGCTTATCACCAAACATTTCAaggatgtttttaagagaaCATTAAACTACAACAtcgttctgggaactaaaagaactGTAACATTACTGGAACATTACATTGTAACATtctaagaacatttttagaaccaaaattTTCTTGCTGGGATGGTTTTGAGGACTTAGATTacagactattttttaaaatgaaaatgtaatgcaatgtgatatgttaacaatgTGAAACATTACCAAAACATGGTTGAAATGTTCCATTCTCAAAACGTTTTCAGAACCAAAAATGACTAGCTGGGATAGCACAAGCACTATTTAAGTGGATGTCATTGAAGACCTTTAAAGCCTTTATAGccttttcaatgattttactAAAAGAATAGTTTGATATGGACCTAGTTGTGTATTAGTGGCgtgtcttgatttttttgttattttggcttGATGACAATTTTTTCAGGACCTCTGGGAAGACACCAAAGAGAAGGGATGTATTCACAATTAAAGGAAGTTCTGTGGCCAACTTGAAACATTATGCTTGTAGTTACATTGCTTTTGAATAGAGGATACAACATTGGTTAATTTACAAAGTGCAGTAGTGTGAGCTGAAACCAGATCTTATTAACTTACTGAAGATGATTGATGATTAAAACTCAACTTTTTAAACACTATCTTGTTGATTTAAATTAAGGGATTTTGTTTAAGACATAGATTTCTTGGTTGAATGATTTATGTTGTGTTATATGAATTTATTGGCCAAATTAACCCATGATTTATATCTCTTTTTCTGTGAAGTTTTCAACCTAACACTTAAATTCTTTTCAGTTCAATAAATGATAGAAATGAGTGAAGTTGTCCTGTGTCCTCTGTTGTTACCAACGCCGGGTCGAGTTCAGGCATTGGCCTGAAACCTGACAAAAAATCCTAATTATcatcctaatcataaatatcaactattcctttattttcagaattttatgcctttaaatgccaatatttgttttccatgatgccactatatttttagatgaaaaaaaatttaaatggaaaatagtaaaaatgacatattctaAGGcagaagcccagaatgacacccagaaataatacagtgcatgtttttctgctttgatggctgtgggatcgcaaagtgcagtttgaatgggtttcaatggagcttttttttgcactccacaacagtctgaatgtaactatttagttccacagtgtattttagacatattggaggagctgagctggaaatttcaagattaaacaaaaatacactatTTTACCAAAATccatgccatatgcatgaaaacaagaatgaaaagcgcgtaaaatgcgccaaacagtcccaCGGGGTTGAAGTAAAAAGGGCCACCACCGTTATGGGGTAACTCTTGCACATTTACAAAttaatggcattttaaaaatgaattaacagGATTATAAACAGGATTATTAAATTATTCCTCAAGCTATTCAGATCAGCATCACAACCTGACCTTAAACCATGAAGAACTGCCTGAATATCCTCACAAAAAGAAGGACATGCACAAACAAAGCCAGCTCtcatattatttattgatttaaagaAGAACATGGTAAACATAATAATAAGATAAGTGCGTACAAGAATGGAAAAGTGTGTAAATGCAAGTTTGTATGGTGTAGCAACACAAGTCAAACCAAACCCAAAGTATGTCTGAGCGAGAGAGCTCGCAGCTGAGCTCCAGGAGGGTTTTAAAAGGAGCACTGGATCACAGCGTCCATGTGTTTCCAGTGACGCTGATGAAACACAGGTGTTGACATTTCTGCTGACGACCTCCTGCTGCACCGACCTCCAGAAAGCAGCCTCACAACCCAACAGAGTGGAAAGGTTTCCTCTAAATGAGATGGAGCTACCATGTCGCTTTTCAATGATGTATCAGAGCAGggaaaaattataaatttgtAGCAAGAAAGAAATCATAAAGTacatatgttgtattttaacaattttttaaataagcatgAGATtacatataaatgaaaaaaaatcatctgacCATCACCATAAAATCAACAGAGAATATGTAGTTTATATAGGGAAATACggttctgatttgattttttaaaaaatgtatttccctGAATAattggtaataataatatattgtgtAAAACTAAAACTCAGCATTCAGAGCTCCTGATCACCCAAAGGCCTATAgtaccaaaaaacaacacagcgaAGAAAGAAATCACACGATACagattaggaaaaaaaagacaaac from Plectropomus leopardus isolate mb chromosome 6, YSFRI_Pleo_2.0, whole genome shotgun sequence carries:
- the LOC121944726 gene encoding L-amino-acid oxidase-like gives rise to the protein MKPSVLLLLVLPALSSAGPLDIRSNTEQRNVDVSMLHRPRLSFANNFHLRNELSKCLNDTDYEELMHTIQNGLLRTKTPQNVVVVGAGMAGLTAAMLLQDAGHKVTILEVSGRVGGRVQTYRNEKEGWYAEFGAMRIPSFQHITLWMIEKMGLKLKDFIMYDPNTFYFVNGLRERTSTAEAQPDLLKYNVRINEKGMTAYQLLQRGLDKVRADVKALGCFAALRKYDHYSLKEYLKEEAGLSSEAIRMIGDLLNEKSIMFTAVSEMLYEQSDINDMVQYKEVVGGMDLFPTAFLPFLSDTDILLNSKVKHISHSDSGVIVSYQTGQQSSLTDLFADAVLVTTTAKAALYIDFVPPFPIKKLEALRGVHYDSSTKIILTFSEKFWERDGIRGGKSITDGPSRFIYYPSHSFPANESIGVLLASYTWSDESLLFLGVSDEDLKELTLRDLVKIHGEHVRSLCTGVVVKRWAADPHSLGAFALFTPYQSSEYAKELFRNEGRVHFAGEHTALPHAWIESSIKSAIRAATCINNQLAMHHHFGRGL